A window of the Artemia franciscana chromosome 21, ASM3288406v1, whole genome shotgun sequence genome harbors these coding sequences:
- the LOC136040990 gene encoding GATOR complex protein NPRL2-like isoform X2 — protein MYLQVPENYVTKETFDAISAYIIPKPQLQHCTISLNMSGCKIVGFPCKIEHQRYTRNALQFNLCFVFDTWARTAQYELTVQKFAEYLVTLEKEKSFISEPETCSQLPSIMEKVMTDINLKKSCTVKMEPWTLYLKVVRLAPDPPPVEDYDVPVLTDDSTMRLDQWDLTTQQVLPYIDGVNHVMKIGALSDVALELVKACLKNLLYYQAVRLQPFFLYSNIYAVTPQFKNLLENLQMQSECLAVVSRSERFFPSFRDVVLFYSSLTYGATLKDVCVRLSPHNLKIDERALIQFGLTKGIIRRVNKYPIYDNGSKSPDPVQRLFDGSNSLDAICCKLGKSSQDMEEKIEGDPDVVVVWK, from the exons GTCTGGATGTAAAATAGTTGGTTTTCCATGCAAAATAGAGCATCAAAGATATACAAGGAATGCTCTCCAATTCAACTTGTGCTTTGTTTTTGATACTTGGGCTCGGACTGCCCAGTATGAACTCACCGTTCAGAAGTTTGCAGAATATTTG GTGACCTTAGAAAAGGAGAAATCATTCATTTCAGAACCTGAGACATGTTCACAATTGCCATCTATAATGGAAAAGGTCATGACAGATATAAATCTAAAGAAGTCATGTACTGTAAAAA TGGAACCATGGACACTTTACCTAAAAGTTGTGCGTCTCGCCCCCGACCCTCCACCTGTAGAAGATTATGACGTTCCAGTACTAACAGATGACTCCACTATGCGATTAGATCAGTGGGATTTAACAACTCAGCAG gtGTTACCATATATTGATGGTGTGAACCACGTAATGAAAATTGGAGCTTTGTCCGATGTTGCCCTAGAATTAGTCAAAGCATGTCTAAAGAATTTGTTATATTACCAAGCAGTTCGATTACAGCCATTCTTTCTGTATAGTAATATATATGCAGTTACGCCCCAGTTTAAAAATTTGCTTGAAAACCTGCAGATGCAAAGTGAATGCTTAGCTGTCGTTTCTAGATCAG agcgTTTTTTCCCTAGTTTTCGGGATGTAGTGCTTTTCTACTCTAGCTTAACCTATGGGGCCACACTGAAAGATGTATGCGTGCGGTTAAGCCCCCATAACTTGAAGATTGATGAGAGGGCATTAATACAATTCGGACTTACAAAAGGAATCATAAGGAGAGTGAACAag tatCCTATATACGACAATGGTTCTAAATCCCCAGATCCAGTTCAACGTTTATTTGATGGTTCGAATTCATTGGATGCTATTTGTTGTAAATTAGGAAAGTCATCCCAAGATatggaagaaaaaattgaaggagATCCAGATGTTGTCGTTGTTTGGAAATAA
- the LOC136040990 gene encoding GATOR1 complex protein NPRL2-like isoform X4 — protein sequence MSGCKIVGFPCKIEHQRYTRNALQFNLCFVFDTWARTAQYELTVQKFAEYLVTLEKEKSFISEPETCSQLPSIMEKVMTDINLKKSCTVKMEPWTLYLKVVRLAPDPPPVEDYDVPVLTDDSTMRLDQWDLTTQQVLPYIDGVNHVMKIGALSDVALELVKACLKNLLYYQAVRLQPFFLYSNIYAVTPQFKNLLENLQMQSECLAVVSRSERFFPSFRDVVLFYSSLTYGATLKDVCVRLSPHNLKIDERALIQFGLTKGIIRRVNKYPIYDNGSKSPDPVQRLFDGSNSLDAICCKLGKSSQDMEEKIEGDPDVVVVWK from the exons GTCTGGATGTAAAATAGTTGGTTTTCCATGCAAAATAGAGCATCAAAGATATACAAGGAATGCTCTCCAATTCAACTTGTGCTTTGTTTTTGATACTTGGGCTCGGACTGCCCAGTATGAACTCACCGTTCAGAAGTTTGCAGAATATTTG GTGACCTTAGAAAAGGAGAAATCATTCATTTCAGAACCTGAGACATGTTCACAATTGCCATCTATAATGGAAAAGGTCATGACAGATATAAATCTAAAGAAGTCATGTACTGTAAAAA TGGAACCATGGACACTTTACCTAAAAGTTGTGCGTCTCGCCCCCGACCCTCCACCTGTAGAAGATTATGACGTTCCAGTACTAACAGATGACTCCACTATGCGATTAGATCAGTGGGATTTAACAACTCAGCAG gtGTTACCATATATTGATGGTGTGAACCACGTAATGAAAATTGGAGCTTTGTCCGATGTTGCCCTAGAATTAGTCAAAGCATGTCTAAAGAATTTGTTATATTACCAAGCAGTTCGATTACAGCCATTCTTTCTGTATAGTAATATATATGCAGTTACGCCCCAGTTTAAAAATTTGCTTGAAAACCTGCAGATGCAAAGTGAATGCTTAGCTGTCGTTTCTAGATCAG agcgTTTTTTCCCTAGTTTTCGGGATGTAGTGCTTTTCTACTCTAGCTTAACCTATGGGGCCACACTGAAAGATGTATGCGTGCGGTTAAGCCCCCATAACTTGAAGATTGATGAGAGGGCATTAATACAATTCGGACTTACAAAAGGAATCATAAGGAGAGTGAACAag tatCCTATATACGACAATGGTTCTAAATCCCCAGATCCAGTTCAACGTTTATTTGATGGTTCGAATTCATTGGATGCTATTTGTTGTAAATTAGGAAAGTCATCCCAAGATatggaagaaaaaattgaaggagATCCAGATGTTGTCGTTGTTTGGAAATAA